The Cucumis melo cultivar AY chromosome 5, USDA_Cmelo_AY_1.0, whole genome shotgun sequence genome has a segment encoding these proteins:
- the LOC103493179 gene encoding (R)-mandelonitrile lyase 1-like → MERCKVTILILSLTISIFPLQLLSSEAIPNQDVSYMKFVHNATDLPTKEEYDYIIIGGGTAGCPLATTLSSKFSILVLERGSDPNKYPSVLNAQGINNAFAAGDDGKNPFQYFVSEDGVENIRGRVLGGGSMVNAGFYSRGHREFFENAGVDWDMELVEKAYEWVEETVVSQPILNNAWQAAFRSALLEGGVVPDNGFDLRHLVGTKIGGSIFDNKGNRHGAVELLNKANPTNIKVAIQATVQKILFSGLSATGVSYSDSKGKLHTASIHKNGEIIVSAGAIGSPQLLLLSGIGPKSHLSSLKLPVVLHQPHVGQFMTDNPRFGTTIVLPFQLLPSAGKVVGILQENIYIQSFAGPSTFLVPPAFSLLPPQSTSINPTLASFVGKFSDVNSKGWLHLNSSLDVKKSPIVRFNYYSHHDDLDRCVRGVRKVGDLLKTQTIEKIKTQDLEGEKAFMFLGLPLTENLWNDSSVKEYCKKTVTTYWHYHGGCLVGKVVDGNYKVIGIENLRVVDGSTFSVSPGTNPMATLMMLGRYVGLKVLKQRW, encoded by the exons ATGGAGCGTTGTAAGGTTACCATTCTCATACTCAGCCTTACCATCTCCATCTTTCCATTACAACTTCTCTCCTCAGAAGCTATCCCCAATCAAG ATGTTAGCTACATGAAGTTTGTACATAATGCCACTGATTTACCAACAAAAGAAGAATATGACTACATAATTATAGGAGGTGGAACAGCGGGGTGCCCATTAGCTACAACATTATCATCAAAATTCTCAATCCTCGTTTTAGAAAGAGGCAGTGACCCCAACAAATATCCTTCTGTGTTGAATGCACAAGGTATAAACAATGCTTTTGCTGCTGGAGATGATGGAAAAAATCCCTTTCAATATTTCGTCTCGGAAGATGGCGTAGAGAACATAAGAGGACGAGTTCTTGGCGGGGGAAGCATGGTCAATGCCGGGTTCTACTCCAGGGGACATCGAGAGTTTTTTGAAAACGCAGGTGTTGATTGGGACATGGAATTGGTTGAGAAGGCTTATGAATGGGTTGAAGAGACTGTGGTATCTCAACCAATTTTAAATAATGCTTGGCAAGCTGCTTTTAGAAGTGCTTTGTTGGAAGGTGGTGTTGTCCCTGATAATGGGTTTGATTTGAGGCATCTTGTGGGTACTAAAATTGGAGGTTCAATCTTTGATAACAAAGGAAATAGACATGGAGCTGTGGAGCTTCTTAATAAGGCTAATCCCACAAATATTAAAGTTGCAATTCAAGCCACGGTTCAAAAGATCCTATTTTCTG GTTTATCAGCAACTGGAGTTTCATATTCAGATTCGAAAGGAAAGTTACACACAGCATCCATTCACAAAAATGGTGAGATAATTGTAAGTGCAGGAGCCATTGGAAGTCCTCAACTTCTCCTTCTAAGTGGAATTGGCCCGAAATCTCATCTTTCATCCTTAAAACTACCTGTCGTTCTTCACCAACCTCACGTCGGACAGTTTATGACGGACAATCCCCGTTTCGGTACCACCATTGTCCTTCCATTCCAATTACTTCCTTCAGCTGGAAAAGTTGTCGGAATTTTAcaagaaaatatctatatacaATCTTTCGCTGGCCCTTCAACATTTTTAGTTCCACCAGCTTTCAGCCTCCTTCCTCCTCAATCCACTTCCATCAACCCCACCTTAGCAAGTTTTGTTGGTAAATTCTCTGATGTCAATTCTAAAGGGTGGCTTCATTTGAATTCCTCACTTGATGTGAAGAAGAGCCCCATTGTTCGATTCAATTATTATTCACATCATGATGACCTTGATCGATGTGTTAGAGGAGTAAGAAAAGTGGGGGATTTGCTTAAAACTCAAACTATAGAAAAGATTAAGACCCAAGATTTGGAGGGTGAAAAAGCATTTATGTTTTTGGGACTTCCGTTAACGGAAAATTTGTGGAATGATAGCTCTGTTAAAGAATATTGTAAAAAAACGGTGACTACATATTGGCATTATCATGGAGGATGTTTGGTTGGCAAAGTTGTCGACGGTAATTATAAAGTgatcggaattgaaaatttaCGTGTAGTTGATGGCTCCACTTTCTCTGTCTCACCGGGAACTAATCCTATGGCCACCCTCATGATGCTTGGCCG ATATGTTGGCCTTAAGGTGCTGAAACAAAGATGGTGA